Proteins from a genomic interval of Dehalococcoidia bacterium:
- the eno gene encoding phosphopyruvate hydratase, translating to MDTIVRVHARQILDSRGTPTVEVDVELADGSLGRAAVPSGASTGAHEAVELRDGDPARYRGAGVTRAVRNVNETIAEAVIGRHATDQAGLDATLLELDGSPNKSNLGANAILGVSLATAVAAAEYAALPLYKYLGGVSARTLPVPMMNIFNGGRHAEWESTDIQEFMIVPLGMSSWSDALRAGAEIYGSLKALLKSKGMATAVGDEGGFAPSVRSNREAIELVLEAIQRAGYRPGDEVMLALDAAATELYEEGRYRLRKEGKDFSSEELVTLWEEWCRQFPIISLEDGLAEDDWEGWRQLRARLGDQVQLVGDDLLVTNTTRLQRAIAEQAANSILIKVNQIGSLTETLAAIEMAKRAGWTAVVSHRSGETEDTFIADLVVATGAGQIKTGAPGRSERVAKYNRLLRIEEELGRSALYAGTAAFYNLRRERQ from the coding sequence GTGGATACGATCGTCCGAGTGCATGCTCGGCAGATCCTCGACTCTCGTGGCACGCCGACTGTCGAGGTCGACGTCGAGTTGGCCGACGGCTCGCTCGGCCGGGCGGCCGTTCCCTCCGGTGCCAGCACTGGCGCCCACGAGGCGGTCGAACTGCGCGACGGCGACCCCGCTCGCTATCGCGGCGCCGGCGTCACCCGGGCTGTCCGCAATGTCAATGAGACGATCGCCGAGGCCGTGATCGGCCGCCACGCCACCGACCAAGCCGGTCTCGATGCCACCTTGCTCGAACTAGACGGCAGCCCGAACAAGTCGAATCTGGGCGCGAACGCCATCCTCGGGGTGTCGCTCGCGACGGCTGTTGCCGCCGCCGAGTATGCCGCTCTCCCCCTGTATAAGTATCTCGGGGGGGTCAGTGCGCGCACGCTGCCGGTGCCGATGATGAACATCTTCAACGGCGGTCGGCATGCCGAGTGGGAGTCGACCGATATTCAGGAATTCATGATCGTCCCCCTCGGCATGTCCAGCTGGAGCGACGCCCTGCGCGCCGGCGCCGAGATCTACGGCAGCTTGAAAGCCCTCTTGAAGTCGAAGGGGATGGCGACGGCGGTTGGGGATGAGGGTGGCTTCGCTCCGAGCGTCCGTTCCAACCGCGAGGCGATCGAGCTGGTGCTCGAAGCGATCCAGCGCGCGGGATATCGCCCCGGCGATGAGGTGATGCTCGCTCTCGACGCCGCGGCGACGGAGCTGTATGAGGAGGGGCGCTACCGGCTGCGCAAGGAAGGCAAAGACTTCTCCTCCGAGGAACTGGTGACGCTTTGGGAAGAATGGTGCCGCCAGTTTCCCATCATCTCGCTCGAAGATGGGCTTGCGGAGGATGATTGGGAAGGATGGCGGCAGCTGCGGGCGCGTCTCGGCGATCAGGTCCAGTTGGTCGGCGACGACCTCCTCGTCACCAACACCACCCGCCTTCAGCGCGCCATCGCAGAGCAGGCGGCAAATTCCATTCTGATCAAGGTGAACCAGATCGGCAGCTTGACTGAGACCCTCGCCGCAATCGAGATGGCGAAGCGGGCTGGCTGGACCGCCGTCGTCTCGCACCGTTCCGGCGAGACCGAAGACACGTTCATTGCCGATCTTGTCGTGGCGACTGGCGCCGGCCAGATCAAGACCGGCGC
- a CDS encoding TIGR00725 family protein, with protein sequence MIAVIGDSLCDAATAATAEEVGRRLAEAGVTVVCGGLGGVMEAACRGAKAAGGQTVGILPGDRANDANPFVDIAIVTGMGEARNVLVVKSADGAIAVGGRYGTLSEIALALKLGKPVVGIRSWQLATAAGPDTGLVPADSPADAVALILAMIAGGNARG encoded by the coding sequence ATGATCGCGGTTATTGGCGACAGTCTCTGCGACGCGGCGACCGCCGCTACAGCGGAGGAGGTTGGTCGGCGGCTAGCCGAAGCGGGCGTCACGGTCGTGTGCGGCGGGCTCGGCGGGGTGATGGAAGCGGCCTGCCGGGGAGCAAAGGCAGCAGGCGGGCAGACGGTCGGGATCCTGCCGGGTGACCGCGCCAACGATGCCAATCCGTTCGTCGACATCGCGATCGTCACGGGAATGGGCGAAGCACGCAATGTGCTCGTTGTCAAGTCGGCAGACGGCGCAATCGCAGTCGGGGGCCGCTACGGCACCCTCTCTGAGATCGCATTGGCGCTGAAGCTCGGCAAGCCGGTAGTGGGCATTCGGTCGTGGCAGTTGGCAACCGCCGCTGGACCCGATACCGGCCTCGTGCCGGCAGACTCTCCTGCCGATGCCGTCGCGCTCATCCTCGCTATGATTGCAGGCGGAAACGCGAGAGGGTAG
- a CDS encoding PHP domain-containing protein yields the protein MALVDLHLHTTASDGALSPVELVHRCAAAGVRVMAITDHDSTEGVRPAMAAAEPLGITVIAGTELNTDAADGEVHILGYFVDLDSPAFQEALLAARDARVGRAKAMLAKLDALGMPLSFERVRALAGEGAIGRPHVAQALVEAGYVETIAEAFERYLGRNGPAYAEGMRLSPREAVRLIRAAGGLPVLAHPSFVADPEATVAALVPEGLAGVEVFYREYGEAERARFGALARRFGLLQTGGSDFHGTGNWPEEGPGTVEVPWSVVEALFAAAGRPVPTLSRFRLQS from the coding sequence ATGGCGCTGGTCGACCTCCATCTCCATACGACCGCCTCAGACGGTGCCCTCAGTCCGGTGGAGCTGGTGCACCGCTGCGCCGCAGCAGGGGTCCGCGTGATGGCGATCACTGACCACGACTCGACTGAAGGGGTGCGGCCGGCGATGGCGGCCGCCGAGCCGCTCGGCATCACTGTCATCGCCGGCACCGAACTGAATACCGACGCGGCCGACGGCGAAGTCCACATCCTCGGCTACTTCGTCGACCTCGACTCCCCCGCATTCCAAGAGGCGTTGCTGGCGGCGCGCGATGCGCGGGTCGGCCGTGCTAAGGCGATGCTTGCCAAGCTCGATGCGCTTGGAATGCCGCTCTCGTTTGAGCGTGTTCGGGCGCTGGCGGGCGAGGGGGCGATTGGCCGTCCGCACGTCGCCCAAGCGCTCGTTGAGGCCGGGTATGTCGAGACGATCGCAGAAGCGTTCGAGCGCTACTTGGGGCGCAACGGTCCTGCCTATGCCGAAGGAATGCGCCTCTCCCCGCGAGAGGCGGTGCGGCTGATCCGGGCGGCGGGAGGACTGCCCGTTCTCGCGCATCCGTCGTTCGTTGCCGACCCCGAGGCGACTGTGGCAGCCCTCGTGCCAGAGGGGCTGGCAGGAGTGGAAGTGTTCTATCGGGAATATGGCGAGGCCGAGCGTGCGCGTTTTGGCGCCCTTGCTCGCCGATTCGGCCTTCTGCAGACCGGCGGGAGCGACTTTCACGGCACGGGCAACTGGCCTGAAGAAGGGCCCGGCACGGTCGAGGTGCCATGGTCGGTCGTCGAGGCGCTCTTCGCCGCCGCCGGCCGTCCGGTTCCTACCCTCTCGCGTTTCCGCCTGCAATCATAG
- the rny gene encoding ribonuclease Y → MEAALTLAISLVALLVGAGASYLYFSKVGTRQARSERESATRFVEEARAQQKEILLAAKEQAVRIRDTAEMEIRERRNELQRLERRLAQREEVLERKLEAVERKERSLAERDVQLQTLRAEVETIKQQQLAELQRISGLTREEAKSLLLQAIDEEVRQDASRRLHEIEQQLKEEADRRARIILTTAIQRCAADVVSETMTSVVHLPNEEMKGRIIGREGRNIRALEAATGCDVIIDETPDAVMLSGYDPVRREIARMALTRLIADGRIHPARIEEAVAKARQDMEQIIREEGEQAAYKAGVHGLPPEIIRLMGRLRFRTSYGQNVLDHSIECAALAAMIAAELKADVQIAKRSAFLHDIGKAVDHEVEGPHALIGGEIAKRAGLHPKIVNAIAAHHYDEEPASVEAIITIVADSISGGRPGARRESLEQYIKRLEAVESVASSFPGVERCFAIQAGREVRIVVKPEEIDDLASLRLARDVARRIEETLQYPGQIKVTVIRETRSVEFAR, encoded by the coding sequence ATGGAAGCAGCCCTAACGCTGGCCATCTCCCTCGTGGCGCTGCTCGTAGGAGCGGGGGCGAGCTACCTGTACTTCTCAAAAGTGGGGACAAGGCAGGCACGATCGGAACGTGAGAGCGCCACGCGGTTTGTTGAGGAGGCCCGAGCGCAGCAAAAAGAGATCCTTCTCGCAGCAAAAGAGCAGGCGGTGCGCATCCGTGATACCGCTGAGATGGAGATCCGCGAGCGTCGCAATGAGTTGCAGCGGCTGGAGCGGCGCCTAGCGCAGCGCGAAGAAGTCCTCGAGCGCAAACTCGAGGCAGTGGAACGGAAGGAGCGTTCCCTCGCTGAGCGCGACGTCCAACTGCAGACGCTGCGGGCAGAAGTCGAAACGATCAAGCAGCAGCAGCTGGCCGAACTGCAGCGGATCTCGGGGCTGACACGCGAGGAAGCGAAGAGCCTGCTGCTGCAAGCGATTGACGAAGAAGTGCGGCAGGACGCCTCGCGGCGTCTCCATGAGATCGAGCAGCAGCTGAAGGAAGAGGCTGACCGCCGCGCGCGGATCATCCTCACGACGGCGATCCAGCGCTGCGCTGCCGACGTCGTTTCCGAAACGATGACCTCCGTCGTTCACCTGCCGAACGAGGAGATGAAAGGCCGCATCATTGGGCGCGAGGGGCGGAACATCCGTGCCCTCGAAGCGGCCACCGGCTGCGATGTCATCATCGACGAGACGCCGGATGCTGTCATGCTCTCGGGCTACGACCCCGTTCGGCGCGAGATCGCTCGGATGGCGCTTACCCGGCTGATCGCCGACGGCCGCATTCATCCGGCGCGGATTGAGGAGGCTGTTGCCAAGGCGCGGCAAGACATGGAGCAGATCATCCGCGAGGAGGGAGAGCAGGCGGCCTATAAGGCGGGAGTGCACGGCTTGCCGCCCGAGATTATCCGCCTGATGGGGCGGCTGCGCTTTCGGACGAGCTATGGGCAGAATGTTCTCGATCACTCAATCGAATGCGCGGCGCTCGCGGCCATGATCGCTGCCGAGCTGAAGGCGGATGTCCAGATCGCCAAACGGAGCGCCTTCTTGCACGACATCGGCAAGGCGGTTGACCATGAGGTGGAAGGACCGCATGCCTTGATCGGGGGCGAGATCGCGAAGCGGGCAGGGCTTCATCCGAAGATCGTCAACGCGATTGCCGCTCATCACTACGATGAGGAGCCGGCGAGCGTCGAGGCGATCATCACTATTGTCGCGGACTCGATTAGCGGCGGCCGTCCCGGCGCCCGGCGCGAATCGCTCGAGCAGTACATCAAGCGGCTGGAAGCTGTCGAAAGTGTCGCCAGCAGCTTCCCCGGGGTGGAGCGCTGCTTTGCCATTCAGGCAGGGCGCGAGGTGCGGATCGTCGTCAAGCCTGAGGAGATCGACGACCTCGCCTCGCTGCGGCTGGCGCGCGATGTGGCGCGGCGGATCGAAGAGACCCTGCAATACCCGGGGCAGATCAAGGTGACCGTGATCCGCGAGACGCGCTCGGTCGAGTTTGCGCGCTGA